The genomic DNA ACAGTCAGTTCCCAATTCATGATTTTTCAACATTCATGCCATGCGCAaaagttgataatttttttttgttttatttacaatgtTAAACTTCAGATTTCACAAATTACACCCGCTTGCTTATTGTCACTTTTATCCGGATAATAATCCCACATACCAACATTATTGTTGGAAACGTCAGCTTCTGAGTTGAACGCTATAACCGTTCTTCCGGAGGCCCCGTTCGGATAACCCGGATGCCATCGCACATAGGGCGCTGCGGATCCATCAAAAAGTGTTGCTGTGCGTGTCTGCttgatgaattaaaaaatgGGAGAAGATTAACCAGGAAAATTTAGTCAAACTGCATATTGTGGTGAGTACTCAACCAATATACATAACAAATTTCAGTCACTTCTAAGTGACTTATAAGCCTTACTTTTTGTAACTACTAACGCCATCACTCACGTGCAATTTCAAATGTTTGTTAAAAGTACTCATTATaaagaaaagaaaatataaGTGTTTTCTCTTGGTACCTGAGTATTAAAATTCATTCCGGTCCAAAAATCATCCGCATTTGTAGCAATTGTCGAGATGTATTTTCTAAGTATTTCGAAATGGTCAGCGTCTACTATATCAGCTGCTTGTCCACCGACAGATTGGCAAATAGATCTGCCAACAACTGCAGTCATAGGTGATTTGATAACCCAATAGCATTTATCCCGATATTCCATAGGACACATtcctaaaaaaaaacaatttgaacaAACAATTATTGCCTATCTATACGCTTTTCTAAGAAGCAGAGTTGTCTAAAAATAAGTGTAAAAACCAACATTTATCCGTGAAACGTTGTGTGTTTTTTTGCTTAGTTTATTTCCGAATCTACCATTTGAAGTTGTTTTTGGAGGGTCCTTTTCTATGAACAAAAAAGCTCACCGAAAGCAATAATGTTGGGGATTTGGCAAAAAATTAAATGGGGCCTAAGACACAATTCGAGTCAAAGATAATTCGGAGAAGCATAGAAATCAACCTTAATATTGTAAACTTACCTATTTTAATTCTCTTGTAAAGTAAAAGACTATTCTTGAGAGATGATAGTTCCTGCTCAACAACTAAAAAATTGGGTAttgtataattataaaatttatagaaacatttgatttttctttttgaTATGATTACAGTCTCTTTATACGACTGCTATAAAGCTTAGAATAATTATTGGTTTGTGTCTTGTATACCCAGCTATGTTGCAGGTTACAAACATCACCCACCACGGTGTAATACATTGGGTAGGGTAGCTTTAGATTAGTACGACATCACGGTATAGTTCAGAATATAATAGTAAATATATTTCACCTAAAACTCCAATCAACCTGACTTTCAAATCGGATTTTTTGAACGTCTACACCGTAAAAATACCTATTCATTTGCAtgcacatatatataaaaattattacaaactCACCGCTTAATTTTTGTTCTACCAAGTCATCAACCCGGTTATAGTCTACCACCCCTGGTGCACCTCGAGGTCCGCGTTGACCAGGTGGTCCAGCTTTTCCAACTTTTGGAACAAGCGTCACCTTGGGTTTGACAACACCAGATCCTTCCTTTAACTCGCAGTATGAGTTTATTTGTTCTGCTAAATACGACAGCTCAAAGTTTTGTGCGGAACCGATTGttaagaaaacaataccaaagCAAAGTCCCACTAATGTTAAATTCATCTCGGCTTTTAATTAATAGTATACCTTCTGAAATTAATACGAACTGCCGCgtaaaaatattcacaacaTTAATTTGATATACGATTACAGATATTTTAAGGCGCATTCCTCTCACACTACACCTATAAATAACACTTACaacttggaaaaaaaaatgaacaaattataGCCCCGTTTTggtgaaaaattttcaaattatatgtGTTCTTTTCAAATTTCGTTTATCTCAATTAAAGTAGCAAGTGGCGTTATGGCGATAATAAAGCCGCGAATTGTAGAATAACCATTTTCTCTTCGTCTGTCAAGTGCCTTATATGTTTGATTCAATACATTAATTAACAAAGCATATCAGCGCGCCTAATTTTtgcttttatcattttaaaccGTACAGTGCCTGGACTAAGTCATCTGTAAAACTATGATAGGTAATTCCACGTAATGTAATTCTTTATATATTGTACATTGAGACAAACTAGTACATTGACACTGCAGTATATTGTCTTTATTTACTTCGGGAGATAAACGTTAATTAAGTAAAAATACTCCAATCTCCAACAGGTTTCAGTGTGCATATATTTTAGGGGCCGTATACACAGAACGTAAAGAtgctttttgtattaaattcaCAAGACTTCATTATCTCTTTTCCATACCTGAAGTCGACATATATATAATGCCAAGTTCTAAAACCTATTACTGCCCATTAATCTCAAAATTACACCGCCCTATACTCAAATAGTAAAAGTTTTACGGAAGAAAAATGTcgaaatttattaattaaacaaaattttggtAACACAACACATACAACTCAAAAGACGGCTATCTTAAACAATCTAGCAAGGGGATATTGTTTTGTAACTCTATCaacaaaatatctgaaaataataTTCTAACATTTGTTGAAGCGCACGAGACGTTGCATTTCAAAAGGAATGTTCACAAACCTGGACTACACAAAAATATCCTATAAGATTGATTGTTTGCTAGTAACCCACTTTTTTATGAAACAATTTGATTGATCAATTATTTTGAGAACCATTagaaaaaacaattttcaattttttgcaattaaattaaaacgaAGCTGCCTTGCACTTATAACAACCTATATACAAATTGTATGTGAACTATTTACATATAAATCAACTTGAATATCAAGCAAATCAATCCTCAAATAAATCATCTTGCACTACAGCTGGCACCCAACCTTGTCTGCCAGCGTCCGCGCTCATTAATTTTGAGCTGAAATCTCAAGTGGGCAATATTATATCGGCATTTCGTACTGCAATAAGTCTTCTGTAGACCCCGGTGAACACGGTTTCCTAGTTCGTTAAGGCTGACATGGACTAAGCTTTTGTTGAATTTGAAGACTTTAGAGCTGTCAAAAAATACACATCAAAGGATATTAACAATTTGAGGGGTGGTACTTTGATGTCAACAAAAGGGAAAATTTAACGACACATTGCGTGGACTAGAAAACATTTACGATAATAATAACATTAGCCTATTTTATATCCGGTAGAGGAATCTactgttgcataaaatattcaaccaaACTCACCTTATGCATCGAACCTTTTCGTTGTAAGAGAGGTCTAAATATCGAAGGTTTGTTAGAAATTTGAAAGTATCTGAGGTTATATGTTGAAGATTGTTGTAGCTTAGATTGACATCGTCGAGATCTAGAAATGAAAAACATACGTGTTTAACAAAAAAGACAACTCGAACAAAACAAAGATAAGTTTTTACAAATCATATggaatgttaatttttttttaaaataacttaTGATGTACATGTTGGTCTGtagctgacatgggcaaactacggcccgcgggccaaatccggccagttggttaattcaatctggcccgcctgatgctgccacaaccaaactaaaccttaagttttatttttcagctgAAAAATAGCTTAAGGATTTTGTTAAGATTACgattaaatttaggtttattgatttccacttttgctttagTAACACTGTTAACATTgtacataaaatgtaactttttacgtcacactcacacGGCCGCCATTCTAGGTGCGGAAaatttggcccctggtccaaaaaccttgcccacctctgGTGTAGAGTGAcccagacatgggcaaagtacgacCCGCGAGCCAAATCaagcccgttgggtaattcaatctgacccgcctgatgctgccacaaccaaagtGAAACcagattttgatgtttcagctaaaaatagctcacggaatttgttgagattgcggttaaatttagttttcgcagcacgaggcttattgttgtCCCCTTTTGCTTGTAAccctgtaaatattgttcataagatgtaactttttacgtcacacttgcaTGGCCCGCCGAACCAATTGGGCAcaattttggcccctggttcgaaaaccttgcccacccctagtCTAGGCTCTAGACCGGTAGGGTCGgtaaccttttgtcgctcgcgggccaaaattgagAAAATCAAATCtgggcgggccgcacatatttttttaagaaaGATAAAAACCGAACGTGTGGCTGATGATCACATTTTTTTTACACGGGtcagaagttgaaattttagattttaaatAGCGAGCGAACACTTCGACGACTCGGGGTGGAGCGTTACAAATGACATATAATGTCACACTTGTATAATGTGATTGttttttgtaatgttcattttcgaaaataattgttcgcacacatATGTACTTCTAGGcatcgatgtgaattttttcgCATGGTATGTCAAATATGGATAAAGATTTCATTCAAGAaattactttttataaaaattaagcaATGACACATCTATCGAataaaaaatggattttattcCCTCATTGCATCTGAAGAAATTCGCAGCCGCCGTTTTGTCGCTGAATTAGATTGAAgcatcgcgggccggattattttacttcgCGGGCCTAACAAGGCCTGCGGGACGTAGGTTgtcgacccctgctctagactCGAGATAGCTTTTATATAAGATGTTTCACGTCTTTGCTAATTAATTGAATAGCCCGGATTGCGCAATACTTTTAGTTGattgttgcaacaaattgttttaaaaccAGATGGTATTTGACAGAAAATGCGTGTATAGTCCAACGTGTCACATTTTTATGCTACACTTCATTTTTCTCCATTTACAATTTTCTctccattttcaagttttgtggTACAAAAACTATGTTCAGTTATCTAGTAGATTGATCGCTTACTTGGCGTTCTTTTGAATAGGTTTGCCGGAATTGATTCTAGTCTGTTTCCAGTGAAGTCGATCTTCACGAGATTCGGATTATTTTCGAAGAAGTTTTCCGGTATTTCGGTGATATCGTTCCAATTGAGATAAAGGTCCTCCAATAGAGTGTGAGCAGAAAGAAAATCTGACGGTAGATGATTCACGTTGGAAGAAGATAGAGTTAAAACCTTAATATCAATAgtcgaaatttaaaaaagtatcATCGACATCCATTCCATTTATAGAGTAATGTATTAGTTATTGTGATGTAAAATTGTATGATTAAGTTAGTTAATTAGGATATTATAcaatatcatattttaaaagAAGCTACATCATTGATGGCAGACTCTGCGATATAATAAAGTAATTTCGGACTAGTTGACTAGGCAGTTTTGGAATTCATTCTGAATTATCGCAATAATGCGAAGTGCCTCCACCAGTCACATGTGAAGTATTTAATAACCGCTTAAATCGGAagattgaattatatttacctTCAATTGAGTGAAATATTTCAGGAAATTAAGTCGAATTTCTGGCAATTTGTTTCGGAATTTGCTGAAACTGAAATCAATCGACTCTGTATCCGATTTTGTCGCAGTCAGCTCAAAATTCAAGATGTCTCGATTTCGACAATCCAACATCTTTAaacttgaaaaaagaaaaaatgagcATGtgataaaacaacaataaaatatcATCAAAGTCAAAAGCTGAAGAATGACAATTGATCTCCATCTCatgtatatatcattttttgttgtaaattttttgaataataaattttttgtaaataaaaaatgtatcaAATTCTCTcactaaaacaaataaatgctTAGTAGCTTTGTACCTCGCCGTTTATTATGACTGTAACATAATAATAGGATGACATTGTCTAAAAGCCCTATCTATTGAAGTAATTGTGGAGCATTTTTGGTCGAAACTGAACATTCTGGACGTGATTGAGGTGTTCTATCATACACATTTGTATACTCTTATATCACTCACATAAATtgattacaaattttaaaaaaatgtatcaCTTAGGTACTGATTTTGTTGTGaactttattttcaatatttgtacGAGAATGAGTATTGATAACGAGCGTATAATTATACGTAACATATCCCAATTCAACACTGAAACCAAGGTACTAAAATGAATCGGTTCAACCTATTTCAATTACAATTACACGAAATTGATATATTATAACCTCGATTGTTTGAGTAATCGTTTCACGTTAccttgtatttaaaaaatagcCAATCTGTCACATCAACCAGCTCACCCAGTTTTGCATCTACGGATACGGCACGTTCGTTAACCTACAATGATATCTTAAATGACAAATCACATACCTTGCAACTTTCGAGTCAAATAGCTTGCCGAATGCAACTTCATCCACGTAACAACAATAATCGAAAGGATATTTCGTTTGTCTGAAATATCCTAATGGACATATTCCAGGTGAAACGCATCCTTAACAAGGAAAATCGGTCATCAAATAAAGAATAAGGTATCAAGGTAAGTGTGTGCTAAATAATCATCGTCTGCTACCTTACAAATTGTTCGCTTGAAAGTGGATTTGTAAAAATGATAAACTTCTTGTTACACAGTCTATGCCACAGTTAGTGGGGACTGAAACAAATTTATGCTAGGGAATTCAAATTAAATGGTATTACAAAGTCTATCTCGAATATTCGCATCCAGCAGAAAGTAAAAAAATTAggtgttgaaataaaaataaaaaatttttgttcataaaTTTTATCCAAGTAAAAATTTAAGGCGTTTTATTGGAAAGCGTCACTCGGGATCTAAAGGTATCCAGGATGAGAAAGTAAACTTTATGTTTATAAGTCACCCGTTGACGTACCTTATAGAGATTGATGGAGCAGACCGAAAACGATCCGATTAGTCTAATAGTGTAACCATAAATTGAattatacatacatacattgaagatatttattttgtgaaaaatttgtgGAGTTTTGAAGGAATATTAAACGTGCACTTACCTGCACTACATCGATTTCCAGGTATTGGGTCTACGTACACGCTGTGATGTTGAGATCTCGCTAATGACACCACTACCAACAGCACAAAAATCTGACAAATTCCCTCGCAAAACATATTTCAGTGCCTTTTGAAGAATAGGCTATCTGCTTATAGCTAAAATTTACCTGTGTGTAAGCAGCCAACTGTCAATGAAATGATTGTTAGTCGCAACGCAAATGAGAGTTAGCTATGAAaatgtcataaataaatctcgGGGCTGATTTGTATCGGTCTTGTTGACGCCACAGTTTTACATAATACATGACGTAGCATCTTACATTCGATGCCATGTTTCTGAATCATTCTCAATAGCACTATTGTTCGGTGAAACAATATTGGGTACAAATTGTATCGTTCGGAATTGGCTGGTCTTTCACGCAAGTTTCGGGTTCCGGTTGTTTTCGAGAACGCGGTGTTTACATCACAAAACTGGTTGCAATCATCTACGTATTTcatctatttttatagttaaGCGTCATATATAGCCAGACTGACTGAGTATGTTTATGGGGTGggtattgatatatatatatggccaATTGTTTTCACCAATCTTGATCGGTGCTACAGACCTCCTTACTTTTCAAATTACTTACAATGTGCAACATGTTGTCAGTTCATTCACTGCAAAAGTCGCttcgtttttaaatatttatttctctCGCTTTCCATTGGCGACCTTAAAAACAAATTCCGGAAATTGTAGAGTTGTTGGTGGAGCCATACTTCCGAAAactgatttatttattattcctAGTATTAAATTTTCGAAATTCAGAATTCAGAAATTTCCGGTGAGTGATAAAAGAACATTACATTCACATTCGAAtcttttgaaaaaatgtttgttAAGTATACCGCTTTTCGATTATTTTTAGTATAACATCCGCTTTAATCGCTTTTAAATTAATTGATGTAAGCattgcaaaacaaaaacaataaaataggaTCTGTGtgacatttgaaaatatgaacGCGAGTAGTTGGGAACGAGTTGTGTTTTCAAAGAAACTTCATTGAAAATTTTCAGATCGGACATCTTTTATATACTTTCACTCTACCCAATTCACAAATTAATTGTTGAAATCAATATTTTGACCAAGTTTGGCATTGTACCTTTGAAGCAGCAACGGCCGAAAGCGTCGGTTTTTAAATTAAATCCCGTATTACGTATTTGGCGTCTTTTTTTTCAGGGAATTGAAAATTGTTACAAGTGTAAATAAACATTGTTTTGTTCATACTCTACTCTTCACAGACAGAAGAGCGCAAACGAACAGCGTTTTGAAACGAGTGAGAAAAGCGTTCTAATGA from Styela clava chromosome 12, kaStyClav1.hap1.2, whole genome shotgun sequence includes the following:
- the LOC120330444 gene encoding uncharacterized protein LOC120330444 isoform X1; this translates as MNLTLVGLCFGIVFLTIGSAQNFELSYLAEQINSYCELKEGSGVVKPKVTLVPKVGKAGPPGQRGPRGAPGVVDYNRVDDLVEQKLSVVEQELSSLKNSLLLYKRIKIGMCPMEYRDKCYWVIKSPMTAVVGRSICQSVGGQAADIVDADHFEILRKYISTIATNADDFWTGMNFNTQQTRTATLFDGSAAPYVRWHPGYPNGASGRTVIAFNSEADVSNNNVGMWDYYPDKSDNKQAGVICEI
- the LOC120329377 gene encoding uncharacterized protein LOC120329377, whose product is MFCEGICQIFVLLVVVSLARSQHHSVYVDPIPGNRCSAGCVSPGICPLGYFRQTKYPFDYCCYVDEVAFGKLFDSKVASLKMLDCRNRDILNFELTATKSDTESIDFSFSKFRNKLPEIRLNFLKYFTQLKVLTLSSSNVNHLPSDFLSAHTLLEDLYLNWNDITEIPENFFENNPNLVKIDFTGNRLESIPANLFKRTPNLDDVNLSYNNLQHITSDTFKFLTNLRYLDLSYNEKVRCISSKVFKFNKSLVHVSLNELGNRVHRGLQKTYCSTKCRYNIAHLRFQLKINERGRWQTRLGASCSAR
- the LOC120330444 gene encoding uncharacterized protein LOC120330444 isoform X2, with protein sequence MNLTLVGLCFGIVFLTIGSAQNFELSYLAEQINSYCELKEGSGVVKPKVTLVPKVGKAGPPGQRGPRGAPGVVDYNRVDDLVEQKLSVVEQELSSLKNSLLLYKRIKIGMCPMEYRDKCYWVIKSPMTAVVGRSICQSVGGQAADIVDADHFEILRKYISTIATNADDFWTGMNFNTQTRTATLFDGSAAPYVRWHPGYPNGASGRTVIAFNSEADVSNNNVGMWDYYPDKSDNKQAGVICEI